The following proteins are co-located in the Haloarcula marismortui ATCC 43049 genome:
- a CDS encoding FAD-binding protein, which produces MYEHDVIVVGAGGAGLRAAIAANEEGADVALVTKLHPVRSHTGAAEGGINAALQEGDSWDLHAYDTMKGSDYLGDAPAIDTFAKDAPEEVIQLEHWGMPFSREDDGRVSQRPFGGLSYPRTTYAGAETGHHLLHTMYEQAVKRGIEVYDEWYVTQLAVTDHDDPEDRVCHGCVAYDIKSGEVQGFRANNGVILATGGLGQAFDHTTNAVANTGDGCAMAYRAGVPMEDMEMIQFHPTTLPSTGVLISEGVRGEGGILYNDNEERFMFEHGYANNEGELASRDVVARAELTEVNEGRGVEDEYVDLDMRHLGEERILDRLENILHLAEDFEGVDGLDEPMPVKPGQHYAMGGVETDENGETCIDGLYAAGETACVSLHGANRLGGNALPELLVFGARAGHHAAGKDMKTAEIQTGPSAKSEPGDVEPPVDPGAIDASSGDVAADGAAIEPKAVLESTVEQERQRIEDLIESDGINHAEVRADVQETMTDNVNVFRTEEGLEKALRDLRSARKEYENVAVEDPSRTYNTDLIHTIETRNILDVAEAITLGALAREEFRGAHWRAEHQERKDEEWIKHTMLAWNEGQPELYYKPVILEGDEETYEPKVRSY; this is translated from the coding sequence ATGTACGAACACGATGTCATCGTGGTCGGCGCGGGTGGCGCTGGCCTCAGGGCGGCTATTGCAGCGAACGAAGAGGGTGCAGATGTTGCCCTCGTGACCAAGCTCCATCCGGTTCGGAGCCACACAGGTGCCGCGGAGGGTGGAATCAACGCCGCCCTTCAGGAAGGGGACTCCTGGGACCTCCACGCGTACGACACGATGAAGGGGTCCGACTACCTCGGCGACGCCCCTGCCATCGACACCTTCGCCAAGGACGCTCCGGAAGAGGTCATCCAGCTCGAACACTGGGGGATGCCCTTCTCGCGTGAGGACGACGGCCGCGTCTCTCAGCGACCGTTCGGTGGCCTCTCCTATCCGCGGACGACGTACGCGGGTGCCGAAACCGGTCACCACCTGTTGCACACGATGTACGAACAGGCGGTCAAGCGCGGCATCGAGGTGTACGACGAGTGGTACGTGACCCAGCTCGCGGTCACCGACCACGACGACCCCGAGGACCGTGTCTGTCACGGCTGTGTCGCCTACGACATCAAGTCCGGCGAAGTTCAGGGCTTCCGCGCCAACAACGGCGTGATTCTCGCAACCGGTGGGCTGGGACAGGCCTTCGACCACACCACGAACGCCGTCGCCAACACCGGCGACGGCTGTGCGATGGCCTACCGCGCCGGCGTCCCGATGGAGGACATGGAGATGATCCAGTTCCACCCGACGACGCTGCCGTCCACGGGCGTCCTCATTTCTGAGGGGGTTCGCGGTGAGGGTGGTATCCTCTACAACGACAACGAGGAGCGGTTCATGTTCGAGCACGGCTACGCCAACAACGAGGGGGAACTGGCCTCCCGCGACGTGGTCGCCCGTGCTGAACTGACGGAGGTCAACGAGGGCCGCGGCGTCGAGGACGAGTACGTCGACCTCGACATGCGCCACCTCGGCGAGGAGCGCATTCTCGACCGCCTTGAGAACATCCTCCACCTCGCGGAGGACTTCGAGGGCGTCGACGGCCTCGACGAGCCGATGCCGGTCAAGCCCGGCCAACACTACGCCATGGGCGGCGTCGAAACCGACGAGAACGGCGAGACGTGCATCGACGGCCTCTACGCGGCCGGCGAAACTGCGTGTGTTTCGCTGCACGGCGCGAACCGGCTCGGGGGCAACGCCCTGCCGGAACTGCTCGTGTTCGGTGCCCGGGCCGGCCACCACGCCGCCGGCAAGGACATGAAGACCGCCGAAATCCAGACTGGCCCGTCCGCCAAGAGCGAACCCGGCGACGTGGAGCCGCCGGTCGACCCCGGCGCAATCGACGCCAGCAGCGGCGACGTCGCCGCCGACGGAGCCGCCATCGAACCGAAAGCGGTGCTCGAAAGCACTGTTGAGCAGGAACGCCAGCGCATCGAGGACCTCATCGAATCCGACGGCATCAACCACGCCGAAGTCCGCGCAGACGTACAGGAGACGATGACTGACAACGTCAACGTGTTCCGGACTGAAGAAGGCCTTGAGAAGGCCCTTCGGGACCTCCGGTCGGCGCGCAAGGAGTACGAGAACGTCGCTGTCGAAGACCCATCCCGGACCTACAACACGGACCTTATCCACACCATCGAGACTCGCAACATCCTCGATGTGGCCGAGGCCATCACGCTCGGCGCGCTTGCCCGCGAAGAGTTCCGCGGCGCACATTGGCGTGCTGAGCACCAGGAACGCAAGGACGAGGAGTGGATCAAGCACACGATGCTTGCCTGGAACGAAGGACAGCCAGAGCTGTACTACAAGCCCGTCATCCTCGAAGGCGACGAAGAGACCTACGAACCGAAGGTCCGGTCGTACTGA
- a CDS encoding nicotinate-nucleotide--dimethylbenzimidazole phosphoribosyltransferase, with protein MSSPGGGTRFALVAGTTETAGRAGISAAGADPELMSVTPAADAELVTYGTPVRTDVTPVSPSGCPTPALVTRAAREVLGFDVTVVDGGLAEKTGAPTVSVGARPGKDIAEQDPVSTAHGAFAAARQFGQSLPADELYLGETIPGGTTTALGVLRALGEDGMVSSSLPENPTAQKSEVVAEGLQASSLEPGDAANEPKRAVRRMGDPVLATLAGLTAGAVESDTAVTLAGGSQCVAVAALVRHGGYEGPLGLATTSYVADDESADVRASVDRLDLDLTVTDPGFDRSDHVAMERFVAGEAKEGVGMGGALALADRAGIPMAEVRDRFAAIYDDLIGDAPTATAEERT; from the coding sequence ATGAGTTCACCCGGTGGCGGCACGCGCTTTGCACTCGTCGCAGGAACCACGGAAACCGCAGGTCGGGCGGGGATCAGCGCCGCCGGAGCCGATCCCGAACTAATGTCGGTAACGCCCGCCGCAGACGCTGAATTAGTGACATACGGCACACCAGTTCGGACGGACGTGACACCAGTCAGTCCGAGCGGCTGTCCGACGCCAGCGCTGGTGACACGGGCCGCCCGAGAAGTCCTTGGATTTGATGTCACAGTTGTCGATGGCGGACTGGCCGAGAAAACGGGGGCGCCAACAGTCTCAGTCGGCGCACGCCCGGGAAAAGACATCGCAGAGCAGGACCCGGTGTCGACGGCCCACGGGGCGTTCGCGGCCGCCAGACAGTTCGGCCAGTCGCTCCCGGCCGACGAGCTGTATCTGGGCGAAACCATTCCCGGCGGGACGACGACGGCACTCGGCGTCCTCCGTGCGCTGGGCGAAGACGGGATGGTCTCCTCGTCGCTCCCCGAAAACCCCACAGCGCAGAAATCGGAGGTGGTCGCCGAGGGACTGCAAGCCAGTTCGCTGGAGCCGGGCGACGCCGCAAACGAACCGAAACGGGCGGTCCGCCGGATGGGTGACCCCGTTCTGGCAACGCTCGCCGGGCTGACCGCAGGGGCCGTCGAGAGCGATACCGCAGTGACGCTGGCCGGCGGCAGCCAGTGCGTCGCCGTCGCTGCGCTGGTCCGCCACGGCGGCTACGAGGGACCGCTCGGACTGGCGACGACAAGCTACGTGGCTGACGACGAGAGCGCCGACGTGCGGGCGTCGGTTGACAGACTCGACCTCGACCTGACGGTAACGGACCCCGGCTTCGACCGGAGCGACCACGTCGCGATGGAACGGTTCGTCGCCGGCGAAGCCAAGGAGGGGGTCGGGATGGGCGGCGCGCTGGCGCTGGCCGACCGCGCCGGCATTCCGATGGCAGAGGTTCGGGACCGCTTTGCGGCCATCTACGACGACCTGATCGGCGACGCGCCCACAGCAACGGCCGAGGAGAGGACGTGA
- a CDS encoding cobyrinic acid a,c-diamide synthase → MEGFVLAGTSSGVGKTVATLATLTALEDAGYQPQPAKAGPDFIDPSHHEALVDTPSRTLDPWLAGEDGMRRTYWRGTGDICVVEGVMGLYDGTKTSTAAVAEGLDLPVVLVVDAKAGMESVAATALGFAQYADRIGVDIEVAGILAQRAHGGRHADGIRDALPEDLTYFGRIPPMSDLEIPDRHLGLHMGSEAGLDRDALSTAAETIDIERLVETARAPPEVATTERNTGDSPADRRVAVAQDSAFCFIYPSVLERLRSEASVEPFSPVAGDSVPDADAIYLPGGYPELHGESLETGGTLDEIAVRAADGVPVYGECGGLMALSESLTTTDGDTYEMAGVLPADIEMQDRYQALDHVELEARADTVAATSGAHRRGHEFHYSAATLGSDASFAFDMVRGDGIDGEHDGLTEYSTIGTYCHCHGESGAFDRLLAVPSKDI, encoded by the coding sequence ATGGAGGGGTTCGTTCTCGCCGGCACAAGCTCCGGCGTCGGCAAGACCGTTGCCACGCTGGCGACCTTGACAGCGCTCGAAGACGCCGGGTATCAGCCCCAGCCGGCCAAGGCTGGCCCGGACTTCATTGACCCGAGTCATCACGAAGCACTCGTCGACACGCCGTCGCGGACGCTCGACCCCTGGCTTGCGGGCGAGGACGGGATGCGCCGGACCTACTGGCGCGGCACGGGCGATATCTGCGTCGTGGAGGGCGTGATGGGGCTCTACGACGGGACGAAGACGTCGACGGCAGCGGTCGCCGAGGGGCTGGACCTCCCAGTTGTTCTGGTCGTGGACGCGAAGGCTGGCATGGAGAGCGTCGCCGCGACGGCGCTCGGGTTCGCACAGTACGCCGACCGCATCGGTGTCGACATCGAGGTGGCCGGCATCCTCGCACAGCGCGCCCACGGCGGCCGGCACGCCGACGGTATCAGGGACGCGCTTCCCGAGGATCTTACGTACTTCGGTCGAATTCCGCCGATGTCAGACCTTGAGATTCCCGACCGCCATCTGGGGCTACATATGGGCTCAGAGGCCGGGCTCGACCGTGACGCACTCTCGACAGCGGCAGAGACCATCGATATCGAGCGGCTGGTCGAAACGGCACGGGCACCACCGGAAGTGGCGACTACGGAGCGAAATACTGGCGACTCGCCGGCTGACCGCCGGGTCGCCGTTGCACAGGACAGCGCGTTCTGTTTCATCTACCCCTCAGTACTCGAACGACTCCGGTCTGAGGCGTCCGTCGAGCCGTTCTCGCCGGTCGCCGGTGACTCAGTGCCTGATGCCGATGCGATATATCTGCCCGGCGGCTATCCAGAACTCCACGGCGAGTCGCTCGAAACCGGCGGGACACTCGATGAAATAGCCGTTCGTGCCGCCGACGGTGTCCCCGTCTACGGCGAGTGTGGCGGGCTGATGGCGCTGTCGGAGTCGCTGACGACGACCGACGGCGACACCTACGAGATGGCCGGTGTTCTCCCCGCAGACATCGAGATGCAGGACCGGTATCAGGCGCTCGACCACGTGGAGCTAGAGGCACGGGCGGACACCGTTGCGGCCACGTCGGGGGCGCACCGCCGCGGACACGAGTTCCACTACTCTGCAGCGACCCTCGGCAGCGATGCGTCGTTCGCTTTCGACATGGTTCGGGGCGACGGTATCGACGGCGAACACGACGGCCTCACAGAATACAGCACCATCGGGACGTACTGTCATTGCCACGGCGAAAGTGGCGCGTTCGACCGTCTGCTTGCAGTGCCTTCGAAGGATATCTGA
- the sdhC gene encoding succinate dehydrogenase, cytochrome b556 subunit gives MSQSYNRGTVEDFGRWREFTAGMWAWIFHKFTGWVLVGYLFTHIAVLSTSVGVDPASAQAGSDLYTSTLSGLESLLIVRFLEVGLLAVAVFHILNGIRLLMVDLGVGLESQDKSFYASLLLTGAIVIASVPTFLGGKLA, from the coding sequence ATGAGTCAGTCTTACAATCGCGGCACCGTCGAGGATTTCGGACGGTGGCGGGAGTTCACGGCCGGGATGTGGGCCTGGATCTTCCACAAGTTCACCGGCTGGGTTCTCGTGGGCTACCTGTTCACCCACATCGCGGTGCTGAGCACTTCGGTCGGCGTCGATCCGGCGAGCGCGCAGGCAGGCAGCGACCTCTACACCAGCACGCTCAGCGGCCTCGAATCGCTGCTGATCGTCCGGTTCCTTGAAGTCGGCCTGCTGGCCGTCGCCGTCTTCCACATCCTCAACGGGATTCGGCTGCTGATGGTTGATCTCGGCGTGGGACTGGAATCGCAGGACAAGAGCTTCTACGCGTCGCTCCTGCTGACCGGCGCAATCGTCATCGCAAGCGTGCCGACGTTCCTCGGGGGGAAACTAGCCTGA
- a CDS encoding acyltransferase, protein MIIAAPYTTDVSGPRHDRLRQHPTPGPHNSLFPWPDAKHPLRVMVNYVVILVCRISPSLRLKNWLLSRLGVTVGDGVAWGLESTPDVFWPELITVEDHAIIGYDATLLCHEFLQDEYRTGEVVVGERAMIGAGAIVLPGVEIGAGAQVAANSLVAADVPPETTVAGVPAEPLGADDETTEEA, encoded by the coding sequence TTGATTATCGCGGCCCCGTACACGACAGACGTGAGTGGTCCACGACACGACCGGCTGCGCCAGCACCCGACGCCCGGCCCGCACAATTCCCTGTTCCCGTGGCCGGACGCCAAACACCCGCTCCGGGTGATGGTCAACTACGTCGTCATCCTCGTCTGTCGCATCTCGCCGAGCCTCCGGCTGAAGAACTGGCTGCTCTCGCGACTCGGTGTCACTGTCGGCGACGGCGTCGCGTGGGGCTTGGAGTCAACGCCGGACGTGTTCTGGCCGGAACTCATCACCGTCGAGGACCACGCTATCATCGGCTACGACGCGACGCTGCTGTGTCATGAGTTCCTGCAGGATGAGTACCGCACTGGCGAAGTCGTTGTCGGGGAGCGGGCCATGATTGGTGCGGGCGCGATTGTGCTTCCCGGCGTCGAGATCGGCGCGGGCGCTCAGGTCGCCGCGAACTCGCTGGTGGCTGCCGACGTGCCGCCAGAGACGACCGTTGCTGGCGTCCCGGCCGAACCGCTGGGCGCGGACGACGAGACAACCGAAGAAGCGTAA
- a CDS encoding cupin domain-containing protein, protein MSYTKVNYTDVEPVADAMHFLRDPLDCEQVGVTVLDCEAGWTGKPHDHADEGHEEVYILVEGTATVEVDGESVSLEAGDAIKLPPEAERTIHNGDTESTFVLVGAP, encoded by the coding sequence GTGAGCTACACGAAAGTCAACTACACCGACGTGGAACCGGTCGCAGATGCGATGCACTTCCTCCGAGACCCGCTGGACTGTGAGCAGGTCGGCGTCACTGTACTGGACTGTGAGGCCGGCTGGACTGGCAAGCCACACGATCACGCCGACGAAGGCCATGAGGAGGTGTACATCCTCGTCGAGGGGACAGCCACCGTCGAGGTTGACGGCGAAAGCGTGTCTCTGGAAGCGGGCGACGCAATCAAGCTCCCGCCGGAGGCGGAACGGACAATCCACAACGGCGACACCGAGAGCACGTTCGTCCTCGTCGGCGCGCCCTGA
- a CDS encoding DUF7385 family protein, whose product MDDFDELRSSLTPREDNEAIASYQNTTAVACPSCEEPFDDMVVCKQEFTSLNLDFEMDLCTTINDGSVVLFTHK is encoded by the coding sequence ATGGACGATTTTGACGAACTCCGCTCGTCGCTAACGCCGCGCGAGGATAACGAGGCGATCGCTTCTTACCAGAACACGACGGCCGTGGCCTGTCCGTCCTGTGAAGAACCGTTCGACGATATGGTCGTCTGCAAGCAGGAGTTCACGTCCCTCAATCTCGACTTCGAGATGGATCTCTGTACAACGATCAACGACGGGAGCGTTGTATTGTTCACCCATAAGTAG
- a CDS encoding succinate dehydrogenase/fumarate reductase iron-sulfur subunit, giving the protein MSTQIEQQETETEADEETEPEVESPGDRRRAQRDERQAQEQAQREVEEETLDDDDTITLKVFRYDPEVEGKQEPRFDDFRVPFHKGMTILDALIYARDHYDSSLTFRHSCRQAVCGSDALFVNGRQRLGCKTQISELEDPVRIEPLPHQEVVKDLVVDMEHFYDQMEAVEPYFDADETPDDKLEEQRQTRENREKVKMSTRCIWCGACMSSCNIAAGDNEYLGPAAINKAYRFAMDEREGENRKQERLRIIEQEHGVWRCQTQFSCTEVCPKDIPLTEHIQELKREAVKNNLKFW; this is encoded by the coding sequence ATGAGTACGCAAATCGAACAACAGGAAACCGAGACAGAGGCCGACGAGGAAACAGAGCCCGAGGTCGAATCCCCGGGCGACCGTCGGCGCGCACAGCGAGACGAACGACAGGCACAGGAGCAGGCCCAGCGGGAAGTCGAAGAGGAGACGCTCGACGACGACGACACGATCACGCTGAAAGTGTTCCGCTACGACCCCGAAGTCGAGGGGAAGCAGGAACCACGCTTTGACGACTTCCGCGTTCCGTTCCACAAGGGCATGACCATCCTCGATGCCCTCATCTACGCACGGGACCACTACGACTCCTCGCTGACTTTCCGACACTCCTGCCGACAGGCCGTCTGTGGGTCAGACGCCCTGTTCGTCAACGGACGACAGCGCCTCGGCTGTAAAACGCAGATCTCCGAGCTTGAGGACCCGGTCCGCATCGAGCCGCTGCCCCATCAGGAGGTCGTGAAGGACCTCGTCGTCGATATGGAGCACTTCTACGACCAGATGGAGGCCGTCGAACCGTACTTCGATGCCGACGAGACCCCGGACGACAAGCTCGAAGAGCAGCGCCAGACCCGGGAGAACCGCGAGAAGGTCAAGATGTCCACGCGGTGTATCTGGTGTGGCGCGTGTATGTCCTCGTGTAACATCGCCGCCGGCGACAACGAGTACCTCGGCCCCGCCGCTATCAACAAGGCGTACCGCTTCGCGATGGACGAGCGCGAGGGCGAGAACCGCAAGCAGGAACGCCTCCGTATCATCGAGCAGGAACACGGCGTCTGGCGCTGCCAGACCCAGTTCTCCTGTACCGAAGTGTGTCCAAAGGATATCCCGCTGACCGAGCACATCCAGGAACTCAAGCGGGAAGCGGTCAAGAACAACCTGAAGTTCTGGTAA
- a CDS encoding succinate dehydrogenase hydrophobic membrane anchor subunit, whose amino-acid sequence MAQHYSSFDRGGRRWLFQRLTAVFLIGVLAFHFMLLHFVNHASDITFLGTQARMSQVSYFATMWLFLVTATFHGVNGVYNALVNQGLTGSQKNAVKYMLGIAGLLLVVQGTRVSLAMTTLV is encoded by the coding sequence ATGGCACAGCATTACTCCTCCTTTGACCGCGGCGGGCGTCGCTGGCTGTTCCAGCGCCTGACAGCGGTGTTCCTCATCGGCGTGCTCGCGTTCCACTTCATGCTGTTGCACTTCGTGAACCACGCTTCGGATATCACGTTCCTTGGCACGCAGGCTCGGATGAGCCAGGTCAGCTACTTTGCGACGATGTGGCTGTTCCTCGTGACCGCGACGTTCCACGGCGTCAACGGCGTGTACAACGCGCTGGTCAATCAGGGACTCACCGGTTCCCAGAAAAACGCAGTCAAATACATGCTCGGCATCGCTGGCCTTCTGCTCGTCGTGCAGGGGACCCGCGTGTCGCTGGCCATGACAACCCTCGTCTGA
- the dacZ gene encoding diadenylate cyclase DacZ, producing MNELRDLLGDLVADVDAVFLFSPNASFFEEFDDVDEEIVVVGPENTLDAEPFVELPIDFTDLEGRLRFGIEGALEQGIVDEGDEVLCVTEVLDGAENTLVRVQTNDFSPSGVYDMFVNSRADASVVRDVFEVAIELGKKGQKGKPVGALFVVGDAGKVMNKSRPLSYNPFEKSHVHVGDPIVNVMLKEFSRLDGAFVISDAGKIVSAYRYLEPSAEGVDIPKGLGARHMAAGAVTRDTMATAIVLSESDGLVRAFKGGELVLEIDPEEY from the coding sequence ATGAACGAGTTGCGCGACCTACTCGGAGACCTGGTCGCAGACGTCGACGCCGTGTTCCTGTTTTCCCCGAACGCGTCGTTTTTCGAGGAGTTCGACGACGTCGATGAAGAAATCGTCGTTGTCGGCCCGGAGAACACTCTCGATGCGGAACCGTTTGTCGAGCTACCGATCGATTTCACCGACCTTGAAGGCCGCCTCCGCTTCGGTATCGAGGGCGCACTGGAGCAGGGCATCGTCGACGAGGGCGACGAAGTGCTCTGTGTGACCGAGGTGCTGGACGGGGCCGAGAACACGCTCGTGCGGGTCCAGACCAACGATTTCTCACCCTCCGGCGTGTACGACATGTTCGTCAACTCGCGGGCGGACGCAAGTGTCGTCCGTGATGTCTTCGAGGTCGCCATCGAACTGGGGAAGAAAGGCCAGAAGGGCAAGCCTGTCGGCGCTCTGTTCGTCGTCGGCGACGCCGGCAAGGTGATGAACAAGTCCCGGCCGCTGTCGTACAACCCTTTCGAGAAGTCCCACGTCCACGTCGGCGACCCCATTGTCAACGTGATGCTCAAGGAGTTCTCGCGGCTCGACGGCGCGTTCGTCATCTCCGACGCCGGCAAGATTGTCTCCGCATACCGGTATCTTGAACCCTCCGCGGAGGGGGTCGACATCCCCAAGGGCCTCGGGGCCCGGCACATGGCGGCCGGCGCGGTCACCCGTGACACCATGGCGACGGCTATCGTTCTCTCAGAGAGTGACGGGCTCGTACGGGCGTTCAAAGGCGGGGAGTTAGTCCTCGAGATCGATCCCGAGGAGTACTGA
- a CDS encoding mechanosensitive ion channel domain-containing protein yields MQFGFDWATIIRQVFSPQGTFVFSLVVLAFGIVLGYLVWRSSRRFMRELGVPEAVEGTPFERTARGLGTSTVGIVSNLAALFIYITTVTAVLNIAQLTDPELYWARFTSFLPDLFIALFAVIIGLIAGDKAKLIVSERLRSVKMPEATVLPELVKYSIFYLAVLIALGQLGVETLALLILLGAYAFGLVFVCGLALKDILQAGAAGLYLLLTEPYSIGDEIVIGDQSGIVQEVDILVTRIESDGEEYIIPNKRVFNTGIVRIRG; encoded by the coding sequence ATGCAGTTTGGTTTCGACTGGGCAACCATCATCCGGCAGGTGTTCTCGCCACAGGGAACGTTCGTCTTTTCGCTCGTGGTACTGGCGTTTGGCATCGTGCTCGGCTATCTCGTCTGGCGCTCGTCCCGGCGGTTCATGCGCGAACTCGGTGTGCCAGAGGCAGTTGAGGGGACACCGTTCGAGCGGACGGCGCGGGGACTCGGCACATCAACTGTCGGCATCGTCTCGAACCTAGCGGCGCTGTTTATCTACATTACGACGGTCACCGCCGTCCTCAACATCGCGCAACTGACAGACCCGGAACTGTACTGGGCCCGCTTCACGTCGTTCCTACCTGACCTGTTTATCGCCCTGTTCGCCGTCATCATCGGCCTCATCGCGGGCGACAAGGCCAAGCTCATCGTCTCCGAGCGACTGCGCAGCGTCAAGATGCCCGAGGCGACGGTGCTGCCCGAACTCGTCAAGTACAGTATCTTCTATCTGGCAGTACTCATCGCACTCGGGCAACTGGGCGTCGAGACGCTCGCCCTGCTCATTCTCCTCGGGGCGTACGCGTTCGGGCTGGTGTTCGTCTGTGGACTGGCACTGAAGGACATCCTGCAGGCCGGTGCAGCCGGTCTTTACCTCCTGTTGACAGAGCCATACAGCATCGGGGACGAAATTGTCATCGGTGACCAGAGCGGCATCGTGCAAGAAGTCGACATCCTCGTCACGCGTATCGAGAGCGACGGCGAGGAGTACATCATCCCGAACAAGCGCGTGTTCAACACGGGTATCGTCCGTATTCGCGGCTAA
- a CDS encoding sensor histidine kinase, protein MPDQYLTSTDDFEAVLAEAPTVLAVTDEELTIRFVSPAIERVLGYDMESLVGTNWLDLVHPADTDRVLATLTGEREDDGTEYRFRNADGDWVWLETIVSSDTETDRDCLVFTSRDVSDRPRFEARFHQFVTHTSDVLTVFDEQGNVEYISPSVERVLGYEQDEMQDSDLFEYVHPDDLSNALTEFGRMIDEPGYVAVIEHRYRHADGDWIWAESRGQQVANGPLEDHVVVTTRDISARKQREQELERQNQRLERFSDAISHDLRNPLDVLDGSLELARETGEEAHFERAERSIDRMYTLIDDLLVLAKQGVNPAEIETIDLNALSQRAWSMVDTQDATLETEADDSIKADEGAMLELLENLFRNAVEHGGDDVTVTVGTESWGFYVTDDGAGFPDGTADLFKPGYSTADDGTGFGLCIVEQIVDAHNWEVIATDSESGGARFEFICCGS, encoded by the coding sequence ATGCCAGACCAGTACCTCACGTCAACTGACGATTTCGAAGCGGTGTTAGCTGAGGCACCCACGGTGCTGGCAGTTACTGACGAGGAATTGACAATACGGTTTGTAAGTCCAGCAATCGAACGCGTACTGGGGTACGATATGGAGTCGCTTGTCGGCACGAACTGGCTGGATCTCGTCCACCCAGCGGATACAGATCGTGTCCTCGCCACACTTACCGGCGAGCGTGAGGATGACGGGACTGAGTACCGGTTCCGGAACGCCGATGGCGACTGGGTCTGGCTCGAAACCATCGTCTCATCAGACACCGAGACAGACCGCGATTGCCTGGTGTTCACCTCCCGCGACGTCAGCGACCGACCGCGCTTCGAGGCCCGGTTTCACCAGTTCGTCACCCACACCTCTGACGTGCTCACTGTGTTCGACGAGCAAGGCAATGTCGAGTACATCAGTCCGTCCGTGGAACGCGTCCTCGGCTACGAGCAAGACGAGATGCAGGACTCAGACCTCTTTGAGTACGTGCATCCGGACGATCTCTCGAACGCCCTCACCGAGTTCGGCCGGATGATAGACGAACCGGGGTACGTCGCCGTCATCGAGCACCGGTACCGCCACGCAGATGGCGACTGGATCTGGGCGGAGTCCCGCGGCCAGCAAGTCGCGAACGGCCCGCTGGAAGACCACGTCGTCGTGACGACCCGCGATATCTCCGCACGGAAACAGCGCGAACAGGAACTCGAACGACAGAACCAGCGCCTTGAGCGATTCTCGGACGCGATTAGTCACGACCTACGGAACCCGCTGGACGTCCTTGACGGCTCGCTCGAACTCGCACGTGAGACAGGCGAAGAAGCACATTTCGAGCGTGCCGAGCGGAGCATCGACCGGATGTACACGCTCATCGATGACTTGCTCGTGCTCGCCAAACAGGGCGTTAATCCCGCAGAAATCGAGACAATCGACCTCAACGCCCTTTCACAGCGGGCCTGGTCGATGGTCGACACGCAGGATGCGACGCTTGAAACCGAGGCCGACGACAGCATCAAAGCCGACGAAGGTGCGATGCTGGAATTACTGGAGAACCTCTTTCGGAACGCTGTCGAACACGGTGGCGACGACGTAACCGTCACTGTCGGGACAGAATCGTGGGGATTCTACGTCACGGACGACGGGGCGGGCTTCCCCGACGGGACTGCAGACCTGTTCAAACCCGGCTATTCAACGGCCGATGACGGAACCGGGTTCGGGCTCTGTATCGTCGAACAGATCGTCGACGCACACAACTGGGAGGTCATCGCGACTGACAGCGAGAGCGGCGGTGCGCGATTCGAGTTCATCTGTTGCGGTAGCTGA